In Arachis stenosperma cultivar V10309 chromosome 1, arast.V10309.gnm1.PFL2, whole genome shotgun sequence, one DNA window encodes the following:
- the LOC130944616 gene encoding elongation factor Tu, chloroplastic-like: protein MAITSIAAAASSSKLFCPHAPPSSSSTSTSTCLFTTATHLSSSFLKPSIILHLTPYSSSSAVTTTTTTTPYRRRSLTVRAARGKFERKKPHVNIGTIGHVDHGKTTLTAALTMALAALGNSAPKKYDEIDAAPEERARGITINTATVEYETENRHYAHVDCPGHADYVKNMITGAAQMDGAILVVSGADGPMPQTKEHILLAKQVGVPNMVVFLNKQDQVDDEELLELVELEVRELLSSYEFPGDEVPIISGSALLALEALMANPAIKRGDNEWVDKIYALMDAVDNYIPIPQRQTDLPFLLAIEDVFSITGRGTVATGRVERGTIKVGETVEIVGVRETRSTTVTGVEMFQKILDEAMAGDNVGLLLRGIQKVDIQRGMVLAKPGTITPHTKFSAIVYVLKKEEGGRHSPFFAGYRPQFYMRTTDVTGKVRSIMNDKDEESKMVMPGDRVKMVVELIVPVACEQGMRFAIREGGKTVGAGVIQSIIE, encoded by the exons ATGGCAATTACTTCAATAGCAGCAGCTGCTTCTTCGTCAAAGCTATTTTGCCCGCATGCCCCTCCATCTTCATCTTCGACTTCCACTTCCACTTGCCTCTTCACAACAGCCACCCACCTCTCCTCTTCTTTCCTCAAACCCTCCATAATCCTCCACCTAACTCCTTATTCCTCCTCCTCTGCcgtcaccaccaccaccaccaccacccccTACCGCCGCCGATCCCTCACTGTCCGCGCTGCCCGCGGCAAGTTCGAGCGCAAGAAGCCACACGTCAACATCGGCACCATAGGCCACGTCGACCATGGCAAGACCACCCTCACCGCCGCACTCACCATGGCCCTCGCCGCCCTCGGCAACAGCGCTCCCAAGAAATACGACGAGATTGACGCCGCCCCCGAGGAGCGCGCCCGCGGCATCACTATCAACACTGCTACCGTCGAGTACGAGACCGAGAACCGCCACTACGCCCACGTGGACTGCCCCGGCCACGCTGACTACGTCAAGAATATGATCACCGGTGCCGCACAAATGGACGGCGCCATCCTCGTCGTCTCCGGCGCTGACGGCCCCATGCCTCAGACCAAGGAGCACATCCTCCTCGCCAAGCAG GTTGGTGTCCCCAACATGGTGGTTTTCCTCAACAAGCAGGACCAGGTGGATGATGAGGAGCTTCTTGAGCTTGTGGAGCTCGAGGTTCGTGAGCTTCTCTCCTCGTACGAGTTTCCCGGCGATGAAGTCCCCATTATCTCAGGTTCGGCCCTTCTAGCATTGGAAGCTTTGATGGCGAACCCTGCCATCAAGCGTGGCGACAATGAGTGGGTGGACAAGATTTATGCCCTCATGGATGCGGTGGATAACTACATTCCCATCCCTCAGCGCCAAACGGACCTTCCCTTCTTGCTTGCCATCGAAGATGTGTTCTCCATTACGGGTCGTGGGACTGTGGCGACTGGAAGGGTTGAGAGAGGGACTATTAAGGTTGGGGAAACTGTTGAGATTGTTGGTGTGAGGGAGACTAGGAGCACTACTGTCACTGGTGTGGAGATGTTCCAGAAGATTCTAGATGAGGCAATGGCTGGTGATAATGTGGGGTTGTTGCTTAGAGGTATTCAGAAGGTTGATATTCAAAGAGGAATGGTGTTAGCTAAGCCGGGGACTATTACCCCGCACACTAAGTTTTCTGCCATTGTATATGTtttgaagaaggaagaaggagggAGGCACTCACCATTCTTTGCTGGATACCGACCGCAGTTTTACATGAGGACCACTGATGTGACTGGGAAAGTGAGGTCGATTATGAATGATAAGGATGAGGAGTCCAAGATGGTGATGCCAGGGGACAGGGTTAAGATGGTGGTGGAGCTTATAGTACCTGTGGCTTGTGAGCAAGGGATGAGGTTTGCTATTCGGGAAGGAGGGAAAACTGTGGGAGCTGGTGTCATCCAATCCATCATCGAGTGA